A portion of the Halopelagius inordinatus genome contains these proteins:
- a CDS encoding DHH family phosphoesterase translates to MTRRLVLGCGTAARRSIERMAEWPGELVVLSQRGGVVESFREDGVVVDRRAPDDAEAYPDHADVVFVASDDAETNVEAARLVRENYPDAYVVGYLGQDAAHDVQRTLTSLVDRTVDGRAVLFDRLMNLAGGQSADRLHRLYRVLRSIEGRLAVVMHDNPDPDAIASAIALCRIAETVGVPADPCYFGEISHQENRAFVNLLDLDLTQLDPGATVSAYDGIALVDHSRPGVNDGLSPDVDVDIVIDHHPPRAPVEGRFLDLRRAMGSTSTLLVDYLERLNVDPDETVATALLFGIRVDTRDFTREVSPADFEAAAFCLPAADLSLLQRVESPSMSSEVLETVARAVRNRDVRGEALATNVGEIRDRDALAQAADRLLGMDGVKIVVVYGFKDGTVFVSARARGTEVDLGETLRDALGPIGSAGGHADMAGAQIPLGILADVGEDSRESLERVVSDVIAGRFFETLEDATMMLTHDEDGTDLTFEFPMDEW, encoded by the coding sequence ATGACACGGCGGTTGGTCCTCGGGTGCGGGACGGCCGCGCGCCGGTCCATAGAGCGGATGGCCGAGTGGCCGGGCGAACTCGTCGTCCTCTCGCAACGCGGCGGCGTCGTCGAGTCCTTCCGCGAGGACGGCGTCGTCGTCGACAGGCGCGCGCCCGACGACGCAGAGGCCTACCCCGACCACGCGGACGTCGTCTTCGTCGCGAGCGACGACGCCGAGACGAACGTCGAGGCGGCGCGTCTCGTCCGCGAGAACTACCCCGACGCGTACGTCGTCGGCTATCTCGGACAGGACGCCGCCCACGACGTCCAACGGACGCTCACTTCGCTCGTCGACCGGACGGTGGACGGGCGGGCGGTGCTTTTCGACCGACTCATGAACCTCGCCGGCGGCCAGTCTGCGGACCGCCTCCACCGACTCTATCGCGTCCTCCGGAGCATCGAGGGCCGCCTCGCGGTGGTGATGCACGACAATCCGGACCCCGACGCCATCGCGAGCGCTATCGCGCTTTGCCGCATCGCAGAGACCGTAGGCGTGCCCGCGGACCCCTGTTACTTCGGCGAGATATCGCACCAGGAGAACCGGGCGTTCGTCAACCTGCTCGACCTCGATTTGACGCAACTCGACCCCGGTGCGACGGTCAGCGCGTACGACGGTATCGCCCTCGTCGATCACTCCCGTCCGGGGGTGAACGACGGACTCTCGCCCGACGTCGACGTCGACATCGTCATCGACCACCACCCGCCGCGCGCGCCGGTCGAAGGGCGGTTCCTCGATTTACGTCGGGCTATGGGGTCGACGAGTACGCTCCTCGTGGACTACCTCGAACGTCTGAACGTCGACCCCGACGAGACGGTCGCGACGGCGCTTCTGTTCGGCATCCGAGTCGACACGAGAGACTTCACCCGCGAGGTGTCGCCCGCAGACTTCGAGGCGGCGGCGTTCTGTCTCCCCGCGGCGGACCTGTCCTTGCTGCAACGCGTCGAATCGCCGAGCATGAGTTCGGAGGTGTTAGAGACCGTCGCCCGCGCCGTCCGCAACCGCGACGTGCGGGGCGAGGCGTTGGCGACGAACGTCGGCGAGATACGGGACCGAGACGCACTCGCGCAGGCCGCAGACCGCCTTCTCGGGATGGACGGCGTGAAGATAGTCGTCGTCTACGGATTCAAGGACGGGACCGTCTTCGTCTCGGCGCGCGCGAGGGGAACGGAGGTGGACCTCGGCGAGACGCTCAGAGACGCGCTCGGCCCCATCGGAAGCGCGGGCGGGCACGCCGACATGGCGGGCGCGCAGATTCCGCTCGGCATCCTCGCGGACGTGGGCGAAGACTCCCGCGAGTCGCTCGAACGGGTCGTCTCGGACGTCATCGCGGGGCGGTTCTTCGAGACGTTGGAGGACGCGACGATGATGCTCACCCACGACGAGGACGGGACGGACCTCACGTTCGAGTTCCCGATGGACGAGTGGTGA
- a CDS encoding CBS pair associated ParBc domain-containing protein, protein MIGKATVQEYMTREVQTVSPTDSVADVARRIIESDGHNGFPVCEGRRVEGFVTARDILLEDDEAPIFTAMTENIIVAHPEMNVTDAARVILRSGIQKLPVVDDAGNLVGIISNTDVIRSQIERATPEKVGKLMRTLEQIHDIDIHEERQTVELSKLIPTQGRVYADELEGRKYELERGLAEPLVVIENQGTLVLADGHHRVMAADRVGVEEMEAYVIVLDDPIELGMQRTAQKEGLESISDIEVVDYARHPLVETTERLQS, encoded by the coding sequence ATGATCGGTAAGGCGACCGTCCAAGAGTACATGACGCGCGAAGTACAGACCGTGTCGCCGACGGATTCGGTCGCCGACGTCGCCCGCCGAATCATCGAGAGCGACGGACACAACGGCTTTCCCGTCTGCGAGGGGCGGCGCGTCGAGGGGTTCGTCACCGCCCGCGACATCCTGTTGGAGGACGACGAAGCGCCCATCTTCACCGCCATGACGGAGAACATCATCGTCGCGCACCCGGAGATGAACGTGACGGACGCCGCGCGCGTCATCCTCCGTTCGGGCATCCAGAAACTCCCCGTCGTCGACGACGCGGGCAACCTCGTCGGCATCATCTCGAACACGGACGTCATCCGCTCACAGATAGAGCGCGCGACGCCGGAGAAGGTGGGGAAACTGATGCGGACGCTCGAACAGATACACGACATCGACATCCACGAGGAGCGCCAGACGGTCGAACTGTCGAAACTCATCCCGACGCAGGGCCGCGTGTACGCCGACGAACTCGAAGGGCGCAAGTACGAACTCGAACGCGGACTCGCGGAACCGCTCGTCGTCATCGAGAACCAAGGGACGTTGGTGCTCGCGGACGGACACCACCGCGTGATGGCCGCAGACCGAGTCGGCGTCGAGGAGATGGAGGCCTACGTCATCGTCCTCGACGACCCCATCGAACTCGGCATGCAGCGAACCGCACAAAAGGAAGGGTTAGAGTCCATCTCGGACATCGAAGTGGTCGATTACGCGCGACACCCGTTGGTCGAGACGACAGAACGCCTCCAGTCGTAA
- a CDS encoding DUF7543 family protein — protein sequence MSWREVRADERITEWERDDGHVTVRLRRRGDETWVVRVDQLYQDSTERRYERERVDTETEARSLAEAWMAEFDDGED from the coding sequence ATGAGTTGGCGCGAAGTCAGAGCCGACGAGCGAATCACCGAGTGGGAACGAGACGACGGGCACGTGACGGTTCGCCTCCGTCGGCGAGGCGACGAGACGTGGGTCGTCAGAGTGGACCAACTGTATCAAGACTCCACGGAACGGCGGTACGAGCGCGAACGGGTCGATACCGAGACGGAGGCGCGTTCGCTGGCGGAGGCGTGGATGGCGGAGTTCGACGACGGGGAGGACTGA